The Rhodocytophaga rosea genome has a segment encoding these proteins:
- a CDS encoding VCBS repeat-containing protein — protein sequence MTSYPHPILVLVYCFLLILGSCKPEEQKKETLFTSLDSAYTNINFINKVENTQEMNIFNYRNFYNGGGVAIGDVNNDGLPDVYLTSNMSENQLYLNKGNFTFEDITNKAGVAGKQAWSTGVTMADVNGDGFLDIYVCNAGDVNGDSRKNELFIHNGLSKDGYPVFTEKAAEYGLDDEGFSTHAAFFDYDRDGDLDVYLLNNSSYPVSRLQYANLRNQRDELGGDKLLRNDNNTFTDVSEQAGMYGSLIGFGLGITIGDVNNDNWLDIYISNDFYERDYLYINNKNGTFTEESKEWMQHESLSSMGADIADINNDNNLDIFVTDMLPGDNYRLKTTSQFENYNLEQLKLARDFHYQYMQNMLHLNNGDGTFSEIARLANVHATDWSWGALIFDMDNDGLKDIFVANGIYKDLTDQDFVNFLDEEETVREAFERGGYKFNQELMNKMSSTPIPNYAFKNAGNFQFKNKAQDWGLGDPGFSNGAAYGDLDNDGDLDLIINNVNSPVSVYKNGSSEKLKTHYARVKLKGSGKNLHAIGAKVYLYQSGKSQFLQQMPNRGFESSIDLTLIFGLGNQPAIDSITVIWPDDKMQTLTNVKADQDIILEHANAGQTYVPKQQADQKIFTDVTNQVKLDYQHEENRFVDFDRDVLLKQMYSTQGPALATGDVNGDGLDDLFFGGARNKKSVLYTQKLDGSFQPLPSFVIAADSLSEDIDAVFFDADDDKDLDLYVVTGGNEFTVGDEQLLDHLYLNDGRGNFTKSAGLPAIAESGSCVAAADFDKDGDIDLFVGSRLIPGQYGYDPLHYLYVNDGTGTFKNMSKRYMPQIRELGMITAAAWADIDKDTYPDLIVAGDWAPVSIFKNVKGNRLDKMNSPALANSEGWWNTIHPADIDEDGDIDFILGNLGLNSRITASKEKPAALYVNDYDQNGSVEQIISCYTENGKTYPMVLKAELQKRLPLVKKKFVKFSEYADKGVADIFSPEQMKTVVEKKVYNPASSFLINEGNGKFTLEALPVEAQFSPIYGIETLDYDQDGKQDILLTGNFFDVLPEIGRYDANYGLILKSSGKGKFSVVFPRESGFFVKGQVRHARKIKGASNQEFIVLAKNNDKTQIFSYKKQPVQ from the coding sequence ATGACCTCATATCCTCATCCTATACTAGTTCTGGTTTATTGTTTTCTGCTTATCCTTGGTTCATGCAAACCGGAAGAACAAAAAAAAGAAACGCTGTTTACCTCACTCGATTCTGCATATACCAACATCAATTTTATAAACAAAGTTGAGAATACTCAGGAAATGAATATTTTCAATTACCGCAATTTCTACAATGGAGGAGGCGTAGCCATAGGAGATGTAAACAATGATGGCTTGCCGGATGTGTATCTGACTTCTAATATGAGTGAAAACCAGCTTTACCTCAATAAAGGCAATTTTACGTTTGAAGATATTACAAACAAGGCTGGCGTAGCCGGTAAGCAGGCATGGAGTACTGGAGTAACCATGGCAGATGTAAATGGGGATGGATTTCTGGATATTTATGTGTGCAATGCCGGAGATGTAAATGGAGACAGCCGTAAGAATGAACTCTTTATCCACAATGGCCTATCTAAAGATGGCTATCCTGTTTTTACTGAAAAAGCCGCTGAATATGGCCTGGATGATGAAGGGTTTTCTACCCATGCTGCTTTTTTTGATTACGACCGGGATGGAGATTTAGATGTGTATTTGCTCAACAACAGTTCCTATCCGGTGAGCCGTTTGCAGTACGCCAATTTGCGTAACCAGCGGGATGAATTGGGCGGAGATAAATTGTTGAGAAATGACAACAATACCTTTACCGATGTAAGCGAGCAAGCTGGCATGTACGGCAGCCTGATCGGATTTGGCCTGGGCATTACTATTGGCGATGTAAATAATGATAACTGGCTGGATATCTATATCTCGAATGATTTCTACGAGCGTGATTATCTGTATATCAATAATAAGAACGGCACTTTTACAGAAGAATCCAAAGAATGGATGCAGCACGAAAGTCTCTCTTCGATGGGGGCTGATATTGCCGATATCAATAACGATAACAACCTGGATATTTTTGTAACGGATATGCTTCCGGGAGATAATTACCGCCTGAAAACCACTTCTCAATTTGAAAACTATAACCTGGAACAACTCAAATTAGCCCGCGATTTTCATTACCAGTACATGCAGAATATGCTGCACCTCAACAATGGTGATGGTACTTTTAGCGAGATTGCCCGTCTGGCCAATGTGCATGCTACTGACTGGAGCTGGGGCGCACTCATTTTCGATATGGATAATGATGGACTGAAAGATATTTTTGTAGCCAATGGCATCTATAAAGATCTTACAGACCAGGATTTTGTAAATTTTCTGGATGAGGAAGAAACGGTGCGTGAAGCTTTTGAACGGGGAGGATATAAGTTTAACCAGGAATTGATGAATAAGATGTCTTCAACGCCTATTCCAAATTATGCATTCAAAAATGCCGGAAACTTTCAGTTCAAAAATAAGGCCCAGGATTGGGGTTTAGGTGATCCCGGTTTTTCTAACGGAGCAGCTTATGGTGACCTGGACAATGATGGTGACCTGGATCTGATCATAAATAATGTAAACAGTCCGGTTTCTGTTTATAAGAATGGATCATCGGAAAAGTTAAAAACACATTATGCCAGGGTTAAGCTAAAAGGAAGCGGAAAGAATTTACATGCTATTGGCGCTAAAGTATACCTGTATCAGTCAGGCAAATCGCAATTTCTGCAGCAAATGCCCAACCGTGGTTTTGAATCTTCCATAGACCTGACCCTAATTTTCGGATTGGGAAATCAACCTGCTATAGATTCGATTACTGTCATCTGGCCGGATGATAAAATGCAAACCTTAACAAATGTAAAGGCTGACCAGGATATTATTCTTGAACACGCCAATGCCGGGCAAACATATGTACCCAAACAACAAGCTGATCAGAAAATTTTTACTGATGTAACCAACCAGGTAAAACTGGATTACCAGCATGAGGAAAACCGCTTTGTTGACTTCGACCGGGATGTACTATTGAAGCAAATGTATTCTACCCAGGGGCCGGCTCTGGCAACCGGCGATGTAAATGGCGATGGCCTCGATGATTTGTTTTTTGGAGGTGCCAGAAACAAAAAGAGCGTTTTGTATACACAGAAGCTTGATGGCAGTTTTCAACCCTTACCTTCATTTGTAATAGCCGCAGATAGTCTTTCAGAGGACATAGATGCCGTATTTTTTGATGCTGATGACGATAAAGACCTCGATTTATATGTAGTGACCGGAGGAAATGAATTTACAGTCGGGGATGAGCAATTATTAGATCATTTATACCTGAATGATGGGAGGGGAAATTTTACAAAATCGGCTGGATTACCAGCCATAGCTGAAAGCGGCTCTTGTGTGGCAGCAGCCGATTTTGATAAAGACGGAGATATTGACTTGTTTGTTGGCAGCAGGCTAATTCCCGGCCAGTACGGATATGATCCCTTACATTATTTGTATGTAAACGATGGCACAGGTACCTTCAAAAACATGTCGAAACGGTATATGCCACAGATCCGCGAACTGGGTATGATTACAGCTGCTGCCTGGGCTGATATAGATAAAGATACCTATCCCGATTTAATCGTAGCCGGCGACTGGGCACCAGTGAGTATATTTAAGAACGTGAAAGGCAACCGTCTGGATAAAATGAATAGTCCGGCGCTGGCAAATAGTGAAGGCTGGTGGAATACAATACATCCGGCTGATATTGATGAAGATGGAGATATTGATTTTATTCTCGGAAATTTAGGCCTTAACAGCCGCATCACTGCCAGTAAAGAAAAACCGGCAGCATTATATGTAAATGATTATGATCAGAATGGATCTGTTGAGCAAATTATAAGCTGCTATACTGAAAATGGCAAAACTTATCCGATGGTATTGAAAGCAGAGCTGCAAAAACGCTTGCCACTGGTAAAAAAGAAGTTTGTTAAATTCAGTGAGTACGCTGACAAAGGAGTTGCTGACATATTTTCGCCGGAACAGATGAAAACAGTGGTCGAGAAAAAAGTCTATAATCCTGCCTCTTCATTCTTAATAAATGAAGGTAATGGTAAATTTACATTAGAAGCCTTGCCGGTAGAAGCACAGTTCTCACCCATATATGGGATTGAAACCCTGGATTATGACCAGGATGGAAAGCAGGATATTTTGCTCACAGGTAACTTCTTTGACGTACTTCCTGAAATTGGCCGGTATGATGCCAATTACGGACTGATATTAAAAAGCAGTGGAAAGGGTAAATTTAGTGTAGTGTTTCCCAGGGAATCAGGATTTTTTGTAAAAGGTCAGGTACGGCATGCCAGAAAAATAAAAGGTGCCAGTAATCAGGAATTCATTGTGTTAGCCAAGAATAATGACAAAACTCAGATCTTCAGTTATAAAAAACAGCCTGTTCAGTAG